Sequence from the Syntrophaceae bacterium genome:
CTTCTTCAAGATGTTCGACCGGACATCCTACAACAGCGCCATGCGGATGGTCCTGGTCAACCAGATTTACTTCACCTCCGTCCAGGTACTTCCCCTCTTCATCGCCGTTTCCATTCTCTTCGGGTCCCCCATGGTGGGCATCACCCTGCAGGTGCTCAAGCACTTCGGCCTCGCCGACCGCATGGGATCGGTCCTGATGGGCTTCATCGTGACGGAGCTGTCCCCTTTCATGACGGTTCTCCTGATCGCGCTGCGCTCCAGTTCCGCCATCAACGCCGAGATCGCCGTCATGAAGGTCAACCGGGAGCTCAAGACCCTCGATGTGTTCGGCATCGACGTCCTTGACTATCTCTTCCTCCCGCGGATCATCAACGGAATCCTGTCCATCGTCTGCCTGAGCAGCCTCTTTTCCATCCTCGCCCTTGCCAGCGGCGCCCTGTTCAGCCGGTTTCTCTTCGACCTGGGCATCAATGAATACACAAACCTTCTGTTCCTGTCGGCGGACTTCTCGGATCTGTTCATCCTCCTGGTCAAGTGCATTCTGCTGGGCTTTTTCATCACCCTGATCCCCATCCGCTTCGGCCTTCGGGCCACCGACGAACTGACAAGCATCCCCGTCTCCGTGCTCAATGGGATGGTCAAGGTTTTCATTGCCATCGTCATTATCGAGGTGCTATCATTACTACTCAGATTTCTTTGAAACTTTTCCCCCGGGAGGAAATCCTGGAGCGTACGCTGGCGGTCACCTCGGCGGAGCACCGCGATCGATTGGGGCTCGTGGCCATGGATGTGCCCCTGATCTCCAACCTGGACATCCTGGGAAACCTCGCCCTAATCAAGCAGTTCCGCGAGAACCTCCCGAAACGAGAGGCAGAAGCCCTGGTTCTTTCGTACCTGCAGCGTTTCGACATGGAGCGAATCGCATACCGGCGGAATCCCAACCTGTCGGCGGAGGAGCGGTTTTGCGCCATGCTGATCCGGGCCGTCCTGGTCCCCGAGGCGTTCGTCGTGATCGACCGCCCCCTGAAGATCGTGCCGGATCTCCAGGAAAACCGTTTTTTCCACGACATGCTGACAAAAGTCGAGGATTTGTGGTCGTCCTGCGTGATTTTCGATTATCCCTGGAACCGAGAGCGCTATGAAGATATCCCGGTCGATATCGACGAACTTTAAGGTCGGGCTGTTCCTGTCGATCACGGCCCTGATGATGATTCTCTTCCTGTCCCATATGGCCTACAAGAAAGGGCTGTTCGAGGCGGAGCACACCTTTACGCTCTCCTCGAAAACCGGCGAGGATCTGGCGGAGGGCATGCCCATCCATTTCGCCGGGTTTCGGATCGGCAGGGTCGACCAGATGGAATTGAACGATCAGGGCGTCGTGATTATCCAGATCAAGGTGCCCCGGCGTCACGTGAAATGGATCCGGACCAACAGCGTCTTCAGCCTCTACAAGCCCCTCATCGGATCCCCCCGCCTCATCGTCTCGACGGAGAACCTGGCCAGCCCAATCCTGCCGGAGGACAAGGTGCTCGAACTGGTGGTCGTCAACGACATCAACGAGGCCATCAAGCAGCTCACCCCGATCATCGAGAAGGTGGGGCAGATCGTCTCCCATATCGAGACCATCACGGGAAACCTGGCCAATCCGAAGGGAAGCGTCAACATGATCCTCCGGAACGCCGAACAGGTGACGGCCAATTTCACCGACAAGAAGTCCATCGCCGAGATGGCCCTTGGGGACCCGGAAACAGTGAAATCGCTTCACGAGTCCGTCAAGAAGATCCGGGACATCCTCGTCAAGCTGGACGATATGGCCGGCAAGACGGACGTGGAACTCTACGGCAAGGACGGCGTGCTGCCGCTGGTCCGCTCCATCCTGTCGGATGTTCTGGCAAAGCTGATAAAACTGAATACGGCCCTGGACAACGTCACCAAGGTCACCTCCGATGCGGCGGCCTCGACGAAAGACCTGCACCTGCTCCGGAAAGACATCGACGCAACCATCCAGTCCATCGGCCGGACCGTGGAAGACCTGGACCGGATCGTTCCCCTCAAGAAGGAACGGGAGATCAAGTTGCCATGACGCACCGCCTCGCTCTCGCCCTTGTGATACTGATGGCCGCCGCCCTGGCCGGTTGCGGCGGCGCCCGGGTGCCCGACTGGACGACCGACGGATACAACAACCTGGAATCCTTCAAGGAACGGTACCTGGCCGGCCGCGACGGCCCGGCGGAAGCGAACTGGCGCAATGCCGTGGAGGCCATCCGGATGAGCGGGGACATGGAAGTCCTCGGCCGGGCCTATCTGACCCGGTACGCCGTTCTGACGGCCTGCCTGGAGACATTCGACGACCGGCCCTACCGGGAAATCGAGGCGCTCCGCCTCATGCCCGAAAACAGGGCCTTCCACCGGTTTCTGACCGGAGAACTACCCTCCGTGGACGACCGGAACCTTCCCGATCCCTACCGGGGCCTTCTGAAAGCCCTTCGGGACGGAAAAGACGAGGCCGTCGACCGGGAAGCCGGCCGGATCCAGGATCCCCTCTCCCGCCTCATCGGCATCGGCGTGGCGGTCAGGATGGGACACAGCGGCGAATCCCTGCTCAAAACGGGCCTTGCAGAGGCATCCCGGAACGGCTGGAAGCGGGTCGTCCTCGCCTACCTGGAGCGCCTCCGGCTTCTCTATGAGAAGCGGGGAGACGCGGCAGAGGCCGAAAAAACGCGAAAAACCCTGGAAATCCTGAAACGGGAAATCCCGTCATAGAGGGGCTCTTCCCCCACCCAGACTCCGCACAAAAAAACCGGGCAGTCATCCCGGCTGCCCGGCGCTCATTCCCTTCCGTCGTCCAAAATCCTCTATTTATTCGCCGTCCTATCGGGAAACAGCTTCGAGAAGGACCGGCGGCGCCGCTTCTTCCATGCCCCCCGGTGGTAGACATAGCTGGCCATCAAAGGCAGGACCGACGTGGCCTCGGCATAAACCATCTGCTCGCTCGTACCGTCCACTTTCCCCCAGGAGCTCGCCTCCTTCAGGGTGGAACTGGAGCAGGCCCCGTCCCGGACGTCGGCCACGGTGACCTGGACGGCATACTTGTGCATCGGGACTTCCTTCCCCAGGACCTCCGCGCAGATCACCGTGTCCTGGGCGAAATTCTTGGGAACACCGCCGCCGATGATAAAGAGTCCCGTGGTCCGGGCCTTGATCTTGATCTGTGTCAGTTCACGGAAATCCTTGACCGAATCGATGGATACGTGAGCGGCGGGATGCCGGGTCTGGTGCAGGACGAGCCCGAAGCCGGCGCTGCTGTCGGAAAAGGCGGGACAGAAGATGGGCACTTCATGATCGAAGGCCGTCTCCACCAGAGAGCCCTTCTTCCGGGCGCCCTTCTTGAGAAAACGGCCCATTTCCCGGATGAACTCCCGGGAGGAATAAATGCCCGGGGGCAGTGAGTCGGCGATTTCCCCGATCGTGCGGTCGCAGTGCTGGAGCTCCTCCTCGTCGATGAAGGTGTCGTAGATCCGGTCTATGTACAGGGAGCGCAGCTTAGCATCGTCCACATGGGGGCTTCCCTGGTAGTGGCGGAATCCGAGGGCCTCGAAGAAATCCATGTCGACGATGGCCGCCCCCGTCGCCACGATGGCGTCCACCATGTTGTACTTCACCAGGTCGGCGTAGATGTTCATGCAGCCGGCGGCGCTTGCGCTCCCGGCGATACAGAGGATGACGGAGCAGGACCGGTCCTTCAGCATCCGTTCGAAGAGATCGGCGCCTGCGGCCAGGTCCCGGGCGGAAAAGGACATGCCCTTCATGGCCTTGACCAGGCCGACGGCGTCGACGGACGCGATATCCAGATGCCGGACCGGCGTTTGGAGATAATCCTTCTTCTTCGTCTTCATAACCCACCTTTCCGTTTTTTCTTCATTTTTCATTAACCCAGGGACCAGCCGGTTGTCAATGATCACCTCGGCGGTCCGGCCCGGCGGCAGCGGGGAAGACAGAATCCGTCTTGTCATCCACTGGAATATCTGGTAGGTCCCCGACATGACGGACGGAATTTCCCAAAAAGTCTGGACGGTTTCGGAGCTGAACGAGGCCGTCCGGGACCTGCTGGAGGGGCGGTTCGATCTCCTGTGGGTGGAGGGGGAAGTGGCCGATCTTCGCCGTCCCTCCTCCGGACATGTCTACTTCTCCCTGAAGGATGCGGGAGGCCAGGTTCGGGCGGTTCTGTTCCGCTCCTCCGCGGCGGCACTCAGGTTCCGTCTCGAGGACGGGATGCGCGTGCTCTGCCGGGGACGCCTGGGCGTTTATCCGCTCCGGGGGGAGTACCAGCTGGTCGTCTCCACAGCCGAGCCCTACGGCATCGGCGCCCTGCAGCGGGCTTTCGAGCAGCTCAAGGCCCGCCTGGAGGCGGAAGGGCTTTTCGACCGATCCCGGAAAAAGCCCGTTCCCTTCCTGCCCTGGCGGATCGGGGTGGTCACCTCCCTCTCGGGATCGGTCCTGCGGGACATCCTTCACATCACCTCCCGGCGCTTCCCGTCGATTCCCCTCCTGATCGCCCCGGTGCGCGTCCAAGGGCCGGAGGCCCCTCCGGAAATCGTTCGGGCCGTCCGTGACCTGCAGGCGGAAGGACTCGTGGACGTCATCATCCTGGCCCGGGGCGGGGGATCCCTGGAGGACCTGGCTCCGTTCAACGACGAACGGGTAGCCCGGGCCGTCGCCGCATCGACTGTTCCCGTCGTCTCCGCGGTGGGACACGAAACGGACTATACGATTGCCGACTTCGTCTCCGACCTTCGGGCCCCTACCCCCTCCGCGGCGGCGGAGCTGGTGGTTCCCGTGCGCCGGGACCTGCTGGCGACGGTGGAATCCTTCCGGGATCGCCTTTTAAAAGGGATGGATCGAAGTGCTTCCCGGCGGCGGGAGCGAATCGCCCTGTCTCGCCGGCGGCTCAGGGATCCGGCCCGTCGGATTGCCGATCATCGCCTGGCCATGGACGACCGCCTGCAGCGCCTGCAGAGACTCCTCCAGGGATCCGCTTTGGAACGAAGACAACGCCTGATCTACGCCGCCCGGCACCTGCAGCATGCCAGCCCCGGCGAGCGGATCCGCCGGGAGGCCAGGCACCTGGAAACCCTGTACCGGGATCTCAAGCGGAACCTGGAAACGTTGCTGCTGCTGGAAAAGCAGCGGGTGCAAACCCTGGCGGTCCGCCTTGACGCCCTCAATCCCCTGGCCGTGCTCCGGCGCGGGTATGCCGTCGCCCGCCGCCTCCCCCAGGGAACCTTGATTACGGACGCCTCGGCGCTGATCGAAGAAACCCTCGTGGACGTGCGGGTGGCCGAGGGAGGATTCCGGGCGGCGGTGAAAGAAACCTACAGGAGTTGACTCATGGCCCGCGAAAAATTCGAGGATGCCCTCGAGAAGCTGGAACAGATCGTGCGTCGCATGGAAGCAGGAGAGATGAGCCTGGACGAATCCCTCAAGGCCTTCGAGGAGGGCATCCGGCTGGTGCGTCTGTGCAACGCCCGTCTCGACGACGCGGAACGTCGCGTCGAGGTGCTCCTCCGGGAGGGGGACCTCCTGACCACGAAGCCATTCGGCGGGGATGACGCATGAGCGGCATACCGGACGACTTTTCCTCCTATCTGAAGTCCCGGAAGGAACTTGTGGACAGCGCCCTGAACCGCTATCTCCCCGCCGAGGGTCTCTATCCGCCGGAGATTTATACGGCCATGCGTTACAGCCTGTTCGCCGGCGGCAAACGGCTCCGTCCCATCCTCTGCATCGCCTCGGCGGAGGCCCTGGGAGGTCTCCTGGAAGACATCCTCCCGGCCGCCTGCGCCATCGAGATGATCCATACGTATTCGCTCATCCACGATGACCTGCCCGCCATGGACAACGACGATTTCCGGCGTGGTGTCCCGACGAATCACAAGGTCTTCGGCGAAGGCGTGGCCGTTCTGGCGGGGGACGCCCTCCTGACCGAGGCGTTCCGCCTCCTGACGGACCCTGCTGTCATCTGCTCCGTCGAGCCCGGCCGGGTGGTCCGGATTGTTCACGAGATTGCCACGGCGGCCGGCGCCGGCGGCATGGTGGGCGGCCAGGTGGTGGACATCCTGTCGGAAGGGCGGCCTTCCGATTATGACACACTCCTTTTCATCCACAGCGGCAAAACCGGCCGGATGATCCTCGCCTCGCTCCGGACGGGGGTGATCCTGGCAGACGGCCGGGAAGAGGAGCTGGAGGCCGTCTCGGAATACGGCCGGCACATCGGCCTTGCTTTTCAGATCGCCGACGACATCCTGAATGTCGAAGGGGATCCCTCTCTCCTGGGGAAGGGAACGGGAAGCGACGCCGCCCGCCGGAAGGTCACTTTCCCGGCCCTGCTCGGTCTGGAAGAGTCGAGGGCCATGGCCCGGCAGAGCATCGAGGCGGCCCTGGAGGGCATCGCCTGCCTGGACGGCCGCGCCGAGCCCCTCCGCCGGATCGCCCACTACATCCTCGAACGAAAATCCTGACAAACGATCTTATGGCAGCCAAAGAAGAGAAACCGACGTCCCGAATCGTATCCCTCGAAGAGATCAACTCGCCGGCCGACATCCGCGGCCTCGATGTTTCTCAACTGAACCACCTGGCAGAGGAAATCCGGACCCTCATCATCCGGACCGTCTCCGTCTGCGGGGGTCATCTGGCCTCCTCGCTCGGTTCGGTGGAGTTGACCCTGGCCATTCATCACGTCTTCGACACCCCACGGGACAAGCTCGTCTGGGACGTGGGACACCAGGCCTATGCCCACAAGATCATCACGGAGCGGCGGGACCGCTTCTCCACCCTGCGCCGCCGGGGGGGCATCAGCGGTTTCCCGAAGCGGGAGGAGAGTCCTTACGACGTGTTCGACGTCGGCCACAGCGGGACGTCGATTTCCGCCGCCACCGGCATTGCCGAGGCAAAATGCCTCCGAGGAGAGGCCTTCAAGGTGATCGCCGTCATCGGCGACGGCTCCATGACCTCCGGCATGGCATACGAGGGGCTGAACTGGGCTGGAGACCGGAAAAAGGACCTGATCATCATCCTCAACGACAATGAGATGTCCATCTCTCCCAACGTGGGGGCCCTTTCATCCTACCTGAACCGGATGATGACGGGTCAGCGGGCCATGAAGATCCGTTCCGAGGTGAAGAGCTTCTTTCGGACCCTCCCGGGCATCGGCGAGCAGATGCTGAAGTTCTCCCGACAGGCCGAAGAAGCCCTGAAGGGCTTCATCGTCCCCGGAGCCCTGTTCGAAGACCTGGGCTTTACCTACGTCGGCCCCCTGGAGGGACACCGTCTGGATCACCTCGTCAAGAACCTGCAGAATGTCAGGGAGATGCCCGGACCCATCCTGGTCCATGTGGTGACCCGGAAGGGCAAGGGATACGCCCCCGCCGAATCCAGGCCACTGCAGTTCCACGGAATCGGTCCCTTCTGCATCGAGACGGGGGAACCCCTCACGTCTGCCGACGGGCGGATCTCCTATTCCCGGATGTTCGGAAACACCCTCGTCAGGCTGGCCGAACAGGATCCCCGGATCGTGGCCGTCACCGCCGCCATGTGCGAGGGAACCGGCCTCGACGCGTTCGCCCGGCAGTTTCCGACCCGTTTCTTCGACGTCGGCATCGCCGAGCAGCACGCCGTCACCTTCGCCGCCGGCCTGGCGACGGAGGGGGTAATCCCTGTCGTAGCCATTTATTCGACATTCATGCAGCGCTCCTACGACCAGATTCTCCACGACGTCTGCCTGCAGAAGCTTCCCGTCGTTCTGGCCCTGGACCGGGGCGGCTTCGTGGGAGACGACGGGCCCACCCATCACGGCCTCTTCGACTTCTCCTACCTGCGCTCCATTCCCAACATGACCGTCCTGGCCCCGAAGGACGAAAACGAATTCCAGCACATGCTGAAGACCGCCGTGGAATGGGGCGCCCCGATCGCAATCCGCTACCCCCGGGGCTCCGTGGCGGGGGTCCCCCTGGACGACGATCTGCGGGTCCTTCCCGCGGGCTGCGGGGAAATCCTGCGCGAGGGGAAAGACCTGGCCATCGTGGCCATCGGCGCGACAGTCCTGCCGGCCCTGGCGGCGGCGGAACGGCTTCGGGAAGAGGGAATCGAGGCCCGGGTGGTCAACGCCCGATCCGTCAAGCCTCTGGATGCGGGGCTGTTGTGTGAATCCGCCGCCCGGACCGGGAAAGTGCTTACCGTCGAGGAAAATGTCCTCATGGGCGGCTTCGGCAGCGCCGTCCTGGAGCTTTTCCAGGAAAAAGGAATCCGAAACGTCACCGTCGTGCGCCTCGGGGTCCCCGATACGTTTGTCGAGCAGGCCACCATGGCGGAGCTGAGGAGCCTTTACAGGGTCGACGAAGAGGGGATTCTTCGGGCGGCCCGATCCCTGGCCCGCTCCGGCGGCTGATTTCCTTCCGGCAGGCAGCCATGAAAAAAGAAAAAAAGCCCAGAGTGCGTCTGGATGCGCTTCTCGTCGAACGGGGGTTCTGCACCAGCCGCGAACGAGCCCGGGCCCTGATCCTGGCTGGGGCTGTCCTGGTGGAGGAAATGCCGACGGACAAGCCCGGCTCCTTCCTGTCTCCCGACGCCGTCGTCCGCCTCCGGACCGCCGACCATCCTTACGTGAGCCGCGGAGGGGTGAAGCTCCAGGGCGCCCTCGAAACGTTTTCCCTCTCCGTCCGGGATATGATCTGCCTCGACGTGGGGGCCTCCACCGGCGGGTTCACCGATTGCCTCCTCCAGGCGGGAGCCCGGAAAGTCTACGCCCTGGATGTGGGCTATGGACAGCTGGCCTGGAAACTCCGGCAGGACCCGCGAGTCGTGCCCGTTGAGCGAACGAACATACGGCTCTACAACGGCGGGGACCTGGAAGGACCGGTCGATCTGATCACCATCGACGCCTCTTTCATTTCCCTGAAGCTGGTCATCCCGGCGGCGCTGCGCTGGCTGAAACCCGGAGGCATCCTCCTGGCCCTGATCAAGCCCCAGTTTGAAGCGGGCAGGGAACGGGTCGGAAAGGGCGGCGTCATCCGGGACCCCGTCACCCACCGGGAGGTCGTGGAGGAAACGGAACGGTTCTGTCGTGGCGAGGGCCTCGCCGTCCGGGGGACCTGCGAATCGTCCCTCCCGGGCCCCGCCGGAAACCGCGAGTTTTTTATCCTTGCGGCAGCCCCTCCGCCGGCGGTCGGGGCGGAGCCGGAGGAAGCCATGGAGAACGGCGGCAGGACGCCGAAAGAGTCATGAGCGTTAGACTGGCGAAAACCGCCGGCTTCTGCATGGGCGTCAAACGGGCCGTGGACATGGTCCTCGACATGCCCGTTCCCCAGGGCAAGGTCCATTTTTACACGTACGGCCCCCTCATCCACAATCCCCAGACCGTTGAACTGCTCGAGAAGAGAGGGTTTCAGCCCATCCGGACGATCGAGGAGATCCAGGAGCCCCGGGAAGGGGCCACCCTCATTCTCCGCGCCCACGGCATCTCGCCGGAGGAGAGACGAAGGATCAAGGAATCGGGCCTGAAAATCGTCGACGCCACCTGCCCCAAAGTAGGCCACGTCCAGGCGATCATCAAGAAACACGCCTCCCGGGACTACGACATCCTCCTCATCGGGGACCCCCATCATCCGGAGGTGAACGGGCTCCTGGGATTCGCCGGCGAGCGGGGCATCGTCGTCCAGAGCGAAGAAGAGGTGGCCTCCCTGCCGGATCTCCGCAAGGTGTGCGTCGTCGCCCAGACGACCCAGAGCCTGGACACCTTCCACCGGATCGTCCGCCGGGTCCAGGACCGCTTCCCCGAGACGCTCGTATTCGATACCATCTGCAATTCCACGGAGGAACGGCAGCGGGAGATCCAGACCATGGCCGCCGAGGTGGACGCCTTCTTCATCGTCGGCGGCCGGAACAGCGCCAACACCCTGCGCCTGGCGGCCCTGGCCTCCCAGACGGGAACACCGACCTTCCATATCGAAACGGCGGATGAACTGGCGGGAATCGACCTCGCCCGTTACGACCGGATCGGCGTGTCCGCCGGCGCCTCCACGCCGAACTGGATCATCGACCGGGTCGTGGAAAGCCTCCGGAAGGAACAGGACCGCCGCAAGGGTCTGCTGCGCAGCCTGTTCCAGGGATGGATTCTCCTGGTCAAGACAGACGTCTTCTCCTCTCTCGGCGCCGGAATCCTGACCCTGGCCTGCCTGCTCCTGCAGGGACGTCCCCCGGAACTCCTTCCCGTCTGGACGGCGGCTCTTTACGTCTATGCGATGCACACCCTCAACCGGGTCCTCGACACCCGCACCAGCTCCATCCTGGGAACGTTCCGGGAGGCCTCCTACCGTCGCCATCGCCGCCTCTACGGACAGCTTGGCTTCGCCTCCATGGTCCTCGCCCTGGTGGGAGCCCTTCTGGCGGGAACATCCTCTTTCCTGTTCCTCCTGACCCTTTCCGTTTTCGGAATGCTCTACAACGTCCGCATCTGGCCCAACCGATGGCGGTTCGAAACGTTCCGGGACATCCCGGGATCGAAAAACGTCTCCATGGCGACAGCCTGGGCCGCCGTCACGGCCATTCTGCCGACCCTCCGGGACGGGCTTTCCCTGGAACCGGGATGGATCGTTTCCTTCCTGTTCGTCTTTGCCCTGGTCGTGGTCCGCTCGGCCCTTTCGGACCTGCAGGACCTGCAGAGCGACCGGCTTCTGGGACGGGAAACGATTCCCGTCGTGATCGGACAGGAAATGACCCAGAAGCTTCTGAACTCTTTCTCCTTTTTGCTGATATTGCTCCTCGTCGCGGCCGCGGCCGCGGGTTGGGTGACCCCCTTCGCCTGGCTCCTCGTATCCTGTCCCTTTTACCTGTGGATTTGTTTCCGCCTTTGTGATAGAAGGTCCGGACTTTCCGGTGTAGTTCTGGAGGGTTTGCTGGAAACGGGCTATTTCATTGCGGGTTTGGCCGCCCTGCTTTGGCTGGGGATCGGCCGGTCTGTCTGACATGGAATCGTGGAGGAACAATCATGAAAAAAACCGCCGGAGTCGTATGGGTGCTGTTCCTGGTTCTCCTGCTTGCCGGATGCGGCGGACTCCGTTATTCCCAGGTTGCCCCTGACGCCAAGGATTTCCATCCCCAGCGGATCGGCGTCCTGCCTGTCGAAACGGGGCCGTACGAAGAAGCCCGGGGAACCGCGGATTCGGTCATCGCCGCCGTCCTGGTGAACAAGAAGTGGTTCGCCGACGTGGTGGCCGCAGAGTCCATCAACCGGCAGATCCAGTCCAATGACGAACTCCGCAAGGTCGTCCTGGAATATCTGACCAAACTACGAACGGTGAACTTCTCCGATCCCGCGCTGAGCCGCCGCATTGGGGAACTGTGCCGGGTGGACGCCTTCCTGGTGGTCAACGTGGATTATTGGAATTACACAACGGAAGGCGAGAAGAAAATCGGAAAAGTGGGCCTGGGTGTAAAGATGGTGGAGGCCTCCACCGGAAAGATCATGTGGAAGGCGGGACATCATGAGGCTTCCAGATATTATCTTATCAAGCCGGACCTGAAAGACGTGGCGGAAAGCCTGTTCAAGACCATGATCGGTGAGATGCCCCACTGACGAGCGCCGCGGGCGGGAGGATGCCATGAAAGACCGTGTCAAGGCCGTACTGGAAAAGGTTCGACCCAGCCTACAGGCGGACGGAGGAGACGTCGAACTGGTGGACGTCTCCGAAGAAGGGGTGGTCCGTGTTCGTCTGACGGGCGCCTGCAAGGGATGCCCGATGTCCCAGATGACCCTGAAGATGGGAATCCAGCGTTATCTCCAGCGGGAGGTTCCGGAAGTGAAGGAAGTCGTTTCCGTATAGACCCGGACCCGGCGGGTGGATGGAAGGGTTGAAAAGGCAACAAAATCAAAAGGAGCTTTTCAAAATGGCTTATGTGATAACCGATGACTGTATCGCCTGTGGATCCTGCGAAAGCGAGTGCCCCGTCGAGGCCATATCCGAAGGGGATGACAAATACGTAATCGATCCGGGTCTCTGCACCGACTGCGGGGCCTGTGCCGACCAGTGCCCGGTGGAAGCGATCCTTCCGGGCGAAGAGAAATAGCGGACAAACGTCCGGACGGAAGGGAATAGGGGAAGCCACCGGCCCCTCCGGCCCGGTTGTTTCCCCTCTCGTATTTTCAGGCCGTCATCCGGCGGAGCGGTCAGGCTTTCTCCTGGCGGGAGTCCTCCATGGGGCCCTTCATCACCTTTGAAGGCATCGAGGGATCGGGAAAGAGCACCCAGATCCAACTGGCCGCACAATACCTTGAGGAACGGGGAATCCGGACACGGGTCACCGGCGAGCCCGGAGGAACGGCTCTGGGCATCAGGATCCGGGAGCTGCTCCTGAACCGGGGTCCCGTTGAAATCGGAGCCGAGTCGGAGTTGTTCCTTTTCGCCGCCGCCCGGAGCCAGCACGTGCAGGTGCTGCTGCCGGCCCTTCGGGAAGGCTGCTGGGTCCTCTGTGACCGTTTCTCCGACGCCACGGTTGCCTACCAGGGATTCGGACGCGGGCTGGACATCTCGTTCGTCCGGAATGTAAACGCCTTTGCCGGCGGCGGCCTGGTTCCCCGGCTTACCATCCTGGTCGACCTGCCCGTCGAGACAGGCCTGAACCGGGCCTTCGCCCGTGCGGCCAGGCAGTCCGGCCCCGCGGAAGACCGTTTCGAGCACGAAGAGCTGGCTTTTCACAAACGGGTCCGCTCCGGGTATCTCGAAATGGCCCGGCAGGAACCGGGACGCTTCCGGGTGATCGATGGCGGCCGGACCATTCAGGAAATTCATCGGGAGGTCTGCACACATCTGGACGCCCTCCTCCCGAATGCAGGAGATCCATGCCCTTCCGGGACATCTGCGGCCATGAAAAACCCATCGCCATCCTGAAGCGGGCCCTTGCCTCCGGCAGGATCGCCCATGCCTACCTTTTCCGGGGCATGGAGGGCATCGGGAAGCGAACCGTGGCGGAAACCTTCGCCAAAGCCCTCAATTGTACCCGGATGGAAGACGACGCCTGCGGCGACTGCCCCTCCTGCCGAAAATTCGACAGCGGGAACCATGCCGATGTCGTCACCATCCGTCCGGTGGGTCCCTTCATCCGCATCGGCGATATCCGCACCCTCCAGGATCAGATGGGATTCCGCCCCCTCGAAGGAGGACGTCGGGTCTTTCTTGTCATGGAAGCGGACCGGATGAACGAGCCGGCGGCAAACGCCCTGCTCAAGACCCTGGAGGAACCGTCCTCCCGGAATCACCTGATCCTCGTCACGAGCCGGCCCCACCGTCTCCCCTCCACCATTTTGTCCCGGTGCCAGCACCTCCCATTCAACCCTTTACAAACGGAGGCGATTGCCCTATTCTTGCGCGAACATATGGATTTTTCAGAGGCCCAGGCGGCGACGCTGGCCTCCTCCGCGGGCGGCAGCATCGGCCGGGCACTGGAAATGGCCC
This genomic interval carries:
- a CDS encoding 1-deoxy-D-xylulose-5-phosphate synthase, whose protein sequence is MAAKEEKPTSRIVSLEEINSPADIRGLDVSQLNHLAEEIRTLIIRTVSVCGGHLASSLGSVELTLAIHHVFDTPRDKLVWDVGHQAYAHKIITERRDRFSTLRRRGGISGFPKREESPYDVFDVGHSGTSISAATGIAEAKCLRGEAFKVIAVIGDGSMTSGMAYEGLNWAGDRKKDLIIILNDNEMSISPNVGALSSYLNRMMTGQRAMKIRSEVKSFFRTLPGIGEQMLKFSRQAEEALKGFIVPGALFEDLGFTYVGPLEGHRLDHLVKNLQNVREMPGPILVHVVTRKGKGYAPAESRPLQFHGIGPFCIETGEPLTSADGRISYSRMFGNTLVRLAEQDPRIVAVTAAMCEGTGLDAFARQFPTRFFDVGIAEQHAVTFAAGLATEGVIPVVAIYSTFMQRSYDQILHDVCLQKLPVVLALDRGGFVGDDGPTHHGLFDFSYLRSIPNMTVLAPKDENEFQHMLKTAVEWGAPIAIRYPRGSVAGVPLDDDLRVLPAGCGEILREGKDLAIVAIGATVLPALAAAERLREEGIEARVVNARSVKPLDAGLLCESAARTGKVLTVEENVLMGGFGSAVLELFQEKGIRNVTVVRLGVPDTFVEQATMAELRSLYRVDEEGILRAARSLARSGG
- a CDS encoding exodeoxyribonuclease VII small subunit; the encoded protein is MAREKFEDALEKLEQIVRRMEAGEMSLDESLKAFEEGIRLVRLCNARLDDAERRVEVLLREGDLLTTKPFGGDDA
- a CDS encoding exodeoxyribonuclease VII large subunit — protein: MTDGISQKVWTVSELNEAVRDLLEGRFDLLWVEGEVADLRRPSSGHVYFSLKDAGGQVRAVLFRSSAAALRFRLEDGMRVLCRGRLGVYPLRGEYQLVVSTAEPYGIGALQRAFEQLKARLEAEGLFDRSRKKPVPFLPWRIGVVTSLSGSVLRDILHITSRRFPSIPLLIAPVRVQGPEAPPEIVRAVRDLQAEGLVDVIILARGGGSLEDLAPFNDERVARAVAASTVPVVSAVGHETDYTIADFVSDLRAPTPSAAAELVVPVRRDLLATVESFRDRLLKGMDRSASRRRERIALSRRRLRDPARRIADHRLAMDDRLQRLQRLLQGSALERRQRLIYAARHLQHASPGERIRREARHLETLYRDLKRNLETLLLLEKQRVQTLAVRLDALNPLAVLRRGYAVARRLPQGTLITDASALIEETLVDVRVAEGGFRAAVKETYRS
- a CDS encoding deoxyhypusine synthase is translated as MKNEEKTERWVMKTKKKDYLQTPVRHLDIASVDAVGLVKAMKGMSFSARDLAAGADLFERMLKDRSCSVILCIAGSASAAGCMNIYADLVKYNMVDAIVATGAAIVDMDFFEALGFRHYQGSPHVDDAKLRSLYIDRIYDTFIDEEELQHCDRTIGEIADSLPPGIYSSREFIREMGRFLKKGARKKGSLVETAFDHEVPIFCPAFSDSSAGFGLVLHQTRHPAAHVSIDSVKDFRELTQIKIKARTTGLFIIGGGVPKNFAQDTVICAEVLGKEVPMHKYAVQVTVADVRDGACSSSTLKEASSWGKVDGTSEQMVYAEATSVLPLMASYVYHRGAWKKRRRRSFSKLFPDRTANK
- a CDS encoding ABC transporter permease, which produces MMYATIERIGETSIRTARSFYETLAFSSLVFFKMFDRTSYNSAMRMVLVNQIYFTSVQVLPLFIAVSILFGSPMVGITLQVLKHFGLADRMGSVLMGFIVTELSPFMTVLLIALRSSSAINAEIAVMKVNRELKTLDVFGIDVLDYLFLPRIINGILSIVCLSSLFSILALASGALFSRFLFDLGINEYTNLLFLSADFSDLFILLVKCILLGFFITLIPIRFGLRATDELTSIPVSVLNGMVKVFIAIVIIEVLSLLLRFL
- a CDS encoding polyprenyl synthetase family protein, with protein sequence MSGIPDDFSSYLKSRKELVDSALNRYLPAEGLYPPEIYTAMRYSLFAGGKRLRPILCIASAEALGGLLEDILPAACAIEMIHTYSLIHDDLPAMDNDDFRRGVPTNHKVFGEGVAVLAGDALLTEAFRLLTDPAVICSVEPGRVVRIVHEIATAAGAGGMVGGQVVDILSEGRPSDYDTLLFIHSGKTGRMILASLRTGVILADGREEELEAVSEYGRHIGLAFQIADDILNVEGDPSLLGKGTGSDAARRKVTFPALLGLEESRAMARQSIEAALEGIACLDGRAEPLRRIAHYILERKS